The proteins below come from a single Ptychodera flava strain L36383 chromosome 6, AS_Pfla_20210202, whole genome shotgun sequence genomic window:
- the LOC139136004 gene encoding sperm-specific H1/protamine-like protein type 2, translating into MADSASGKKPKSAPTHPKTLDMVVEAIQAIQDTKGSSVQAIRVFILAHHPTVSPSHLTANLRRALKAGLDSGALVRPKGSTAKGVTGRLRVGKLPEKPKKKSPKKKTPAKKKSVKKPKAKKSPRKAKVSKELKVVKAPKKSQKIEKKTGTGKSNKAPSKKTATKVSTSKKPKAKTAAKK; encoded by the coding sequence ATGGCTGATTCTGCTTCCGGGAAGAAACCCAAGTCTGCACCGACCCATCCGAAGACTCTGGACATGGTTGTCGAAGCTATCCAAGCCATACAAGACACCAAAGGTAGTTCTGTACAGGCCATCAGGGTGTTCATTCTCGCTCATCACCCAACCGTCAGCCCATCTCATCTGACTGCAAATCTCCGCCGTGCTCTGAAAGCTGGTCTCGACTCTGGTGCCCTGGTTCGCCCTAAAGGTTCTACAGCCAAGGGTGTAACTGGTCGACTACGAGTAGGCAAGCTGCCAGAAAAACCCAAAAAGAAATCGCCTAAGAAAAAGACTCCAGCCAAAAAGAAGTCTGTAAAGAAACCCAAGGCGAAGAAATCTCCAAGGAAAGCGAAGGTTTCCAAGGAACTGAAGGTAGTCAAGGCTCCAAAGAAATCACAGAAGATTGAGAAAAAAACTGGAACTGGGAAAAGCAATAAGGCACCGTCTAAGAAGACTGCCACTAAGGTTTCTACATCTAAGAAACCTAAGGCCAAAACAGCTGCCAAGAAGTAG